A genome region from Brienomyrus brachyistius isolate T26 chromosome 23, BBRACH_0.4, whole genome shotgun sequence includes the following:
- the cldn35 gene encoding claudin-4 translates to MVNTGLQLICFTCAVAGWIMAIAVTALPQWKVTAFIGSNILTSEIVWEGIWMNCIYQTTGHMQCKTYDSMLALPSDIQAARALMCIAIFLGWLSCTVTCCGLKCTTCAGEDRNVKASIALTGGILFIVTGLCVLVPVSWAANNVVRDFYNPAVPLVHKRELGQAIYLGWAAAVMLILSGAVLSSSCPHPDRGYRRGYEGRDYAAGRPTDPPKPISNSTQPLKEYV, encoded by the coding sequence ATGGTGAACACCGGCCTGCAGCTGATTTGCTTCACTTGTGCGGTGGCGGGCTGGATCATGGCGATTGCCGTGACGGCGCTGCCCCAGTGGAAGGTCACCGCCTTCATCGGAAGCAACATCCTGACCTCGGAGATAGTGTGGGAAGGCATCTGGATGAACTGTATCTACCAGACCACGGGTCACATGCAGTGCAAGACGTACGACTCCATGCTGGCACTGCCGTCAGACATCCAGGCTGCACGGGCCCTCATGTGCATTGCCATCTTCCTGGGCTGGCTGTCCTGCACCGTCACCTGCTGTGGCCTGAAGTGTACGACCTGTGCTGGCGAGGACCGCAACGTGAAAGCCAGCATCGCTCTGACGGGTGGCATCCTCTTCATTGTCACGGGCCTCTGCGTGCTGGTGCCCGTCTCCTGGGCCGCCAACAATGTGGTACGGGACTTCTACAACCCTGCGGTGCCGCTGGTGCACAAGCGTGAGTTGGGCCAGGCCATCTACCTGGGCTGGGCCGCTGCCGTCATGCTCATTCTAAGCGGTGCCGTGCTGAGCAGCTCTTGCCCGCACCCTGACCGAGGCTACCGACGTGGTTACGAGGGTCGCGATTACGCTGCAGGCCGGCCCACGGATCCGCCCAAGCCCATCTCCAACAGCACGCAGCCGCTGAAGGAGTATGTCTGA
- the c19h1orf109 gene encoding uncharacterized protein C1orf109 homolog, translating into MSKSELLSLHQALKRSFQVLEQNQKLWNGVLAECSPLMVSLGNLAEQLHALQNVQLERTPLKSFPDLRERLRFKLLQAVDTVMEKLYEKMAALQAVRDAVSNQAAAVFQLYTQHADALDMATCLQRSATCPSVADMLEWLQDAERHYQWELLKRKALLQMLKPGDLAYLQTSPKRWESLSSRGRDDIITETLCRVALFNESQ; encoded by the exons ATGTCGAAATCTGAGTTGTTGTCCCTTCACCAGGCACTGAAAAGGTCCTTTCAGGTCCTGGAGCAAAACCAGAAGTTGTGGAATGGTGTGCTAGCTGAATGCTCGCCTTTAATGGTTTCCCTTGGTAACCTGGCAGAGCAGCTTCACGCACTTCAGAACGTGCAGTTAGAACGCACACCCCTGAAAAGCTTCCCCGACCTCCGCGAAAGGCTCCGCTTCAAGCTGCTTCAGGCCGTGGACACGGTGATGGAGAAACTCTACGAGAAGAT GGCTGCTTTGCAGGCAGTGCGCGACGCAGTTAGCAACCAGGCCGCAGCCGTATTCCAGCTGTACACCCAACATGCTGATGCCCTCGACATGGCCACCTGTCTTCAGCGATCAGCCACCTGCCCATCTGTGGCAGACATGCTGGAATGGCTGCAGGACGCAGAGCGCCACTATCAGTGGGA ACTCCTAAAGAGAAAGGCCCTGCTTCAAATGTTGAAGCCAGGTGACCTTGCTTACCTGCAGACCTCGCCCAAAAGGTGGGAATCCCTGTCCAGTCGCGGGAGAGATGACATCATCACAG AGACACTGTGCAGAGTGGCGCTGTTTAATGAATCCCAGTAA
- the cdca8 gene encoding borealin — MAPRKRTTNKGRKNDPKTAKLEAFLNDFDLEVKAIVERLKEKTNSLLKDADNFYSVALIKLPLAVRQMNWIAFCGSEAQKTPVDDAKKDEVATQVDTVLNEVHTIPAKSAKKAERKRGGTRAHSEDVENITLDQSTLKKGRSTRKAPSASKRAKALSVSKQNNSIRKSSRRPLVTPARSILECSLIGPTPSITPRFDSRLPKTPGVRLPRHKEKVYSISVNGSPLAGGNDDIIINVPIGNGESLQLLASELDNMDLSQLDESAAKSIRLLQNRLTSLCGTAK; from the exons ATGGCACcacggaaaagaaccactaACAAAGGTCGTAAAAACGACCCAAAAACTGCGAAACTGGAAGCCTTCCTCAACGATTTTGACCTCGAAG TAAAGGCGATCGTGGAGAGACTCAAGGAGAAgaccaacagcttgctgaaAGATGCAGACAACTTTTACAGCGTGGCTCTGATCAAACTGCCGCTGGCTGTGCGGCAGATGAACTGGATCGCGTTCTGTG GTTCTGAGGCACAGAAGACACCAGTAGATGATGCTAAG AAGGATGAGGTCGCCACTCAGGTGGATACTGTCCTGAATGAAGTTCACACCATCCCAGCAAAGTCTGCCAAGAAAG CGGAACGGAAGCGAGGTGGCACCAGAGCTCACTCGGAGGATGTGGAGAACATTACCCTTGACCAGTCCACCTTAAAGAAG GGAAGGTCTACGAGAAAGGCCCCCTCAGCTTCCAAAAGAGCCAAAGCCCTCTCGGTCAGCAAGCAGAATAACTCCATTAGAAA GTCCAGCAGGAGGCCGCTAGTGACGCCGGCTCGCAGCATTCTGGAATGTTCTCTGATTGGACCCACCCCATCTATCACCCCGCGCTTTGACTCCAG ACTTCCTAAAACTCCAGGGGTGAGGCTTCCCCGGCACAAGGAGAAGGTCTACAGCATCTCGGTCAACGGCTCTCCTCTTGCCGGTGGCAATGATGACATCATTATCAACGTTCCCAttgggaatggagag AGCCTTCAGCTGTTGGCCAGTGAGTTGGACAATATGGACTTGAGTCAGCTGGATGAATCAGCTGCGAAGAGCATCAGATTGTTGCAG AATCGCCTTACGTCTCTGTGTGGAACGGCGAAGTGA